One window of the Crassaminicella thermophila genome contains the following:
- a CDS encoding DHHW family protein, with amino-acid sequence MTQPKNKIMTIMFITFLFGIFVLNLITPDNSFSESENRMLAQLPKFKIKNIISGRFTERFEIYVSDQFVFKNFWVSIKSDMERLSKRGKNNGIYFGKDGYLLEDYKKANEQLRKNIESINIFANKLPNISMYLLVVPNSVKIYEDKLPIFSSPYNQLNSIKYIKKNINQRVTFIDVYDRLKDKKDEYIYFRTDHHWTMRGAYYAYEVLSNYLGIKPYGMNDFHSEMVSDAFYGTLYSKANNRHIVPDSIEIFKPLFDIKYEVFYLDDNEYTDTLYEFKHLDKKDKYAMFLDGNHSLVKIKTSVKNNKKIAIIKDSYAHCFIPFLVNHYEEIHVIDLRYYKMDVYNYIKDHKIKEVLFLYNLAMFSADENMHCLKK; translated from the coding sequence ATGACGCAACCAAAAAATAAAATCATGACCATAATGTTTATAACATTTTTATTTGGAATATTTGTTCTAAATCTAATAACACCTGATAATAGTTTTTCAGAATCGGAGAATCGTATGTTAGCACAGCTACCAAAGTTTAAAATAAAAAATATAATTTCAGGCAGGTTCACAGAAAGGTTCGAGATATACGTTTCAGATCAATTTGTGTTTAAAAACTTTTGGGTATCTATCAAATCAGATATGGAACGATTATCAAAAAGAGGAAAGAATAATGGGATTTACTTTGGTAAAGATGGATATTTGCTAGAAGATTACAAAAAAGCGAATGAACAACTAAGGAAGAATATAGAGAGTATAAATATATTTGCTAATAAGTTGCCAAATATATCAATGTACCTGTTAGTCGTTCCTAATTCAGTAAAAATATATGAGGATAAATTACCCATCTTTTCAAGTCCATACAATCAATTAAATAGTATAAAATATATAAAGAAAAATATCAATCAAAGAGTAACATTTATAGACGTATATGATAGATTAAAGGATAAAAAAGATGAATACATTTATTTTAGAACAGATCACCATTGGACAATGCGAGGTGCTTATTATGCATATGAAGTATTATCAAACTATTTAGGAATAAAACCATATGGTATGAATGATTTTCATTCGGAAATGGTTAGTGATGCATTTTATGGTACTCTTTATTCAAAAGCTAATAACAGACATATTGTTCCAGATTCTATTGAAATTTTCAAACCCCTATTTGATATAAAATATGAGGTATTTTATTTAGACGATAATGAGTATACGGATACGTTATATGAATTTAAGCATTTAGATAAGAAAGATAAGTATGCCATGTTTTTAGATGGAAACCATTCTTTAGTAAAAATAAAAACAAGTGTAAAAAACAATAAGAAGATAGCAATTATTAAAGATTCTTATGCCCACTGTTTTATTCCATTTTTAGTGAATCACTATGAAGAGATTCACGTAATCGATTTAAGATATTATAAGATGGATGTTTATAACTATATCAAAGATCATAAGATCAAAGAAGTTTTATTTTTGTACAATCTAGCAATGTTTTCAGCAGATGAAAATATGCATTGCTTGAAAAAATAA
- a CDS encoding MBOAT family O-acyltransferase produces the protein MVFSSLVFLFVFLPITLFVYFISPHKIKNVILLMVSFVFYAWGEPVYIFLMIFSSIVDYIHGRLIERYRHKDQKARLIVLSSILINLSLLAFFKYADFFIENINHLLNTSFISPNLSLPIGISFYTFQTMSYTIDVYQRQAPVQKSPIALATYVMLFPQLIAGPIVRYKTIAKQMNHRKENIDQFAEGVRRFIIGLGKKVLLANNIGLLWSEIQSTSMIDMSVFTAWLGIIAFAFQIYFDFSGYSDMSIGLGKMFGFDFLENFHYPYISQSITEFWRRWHISLSTWFKDYVYIPLGGNKVSKIKMYRNLFIVWFLTGLWHGASWNFVVWGLYFGIIIAIEKAGLLKILEGLCRPIRHVYVAFLLMIGWVWFVFDDFSKALDYFRVMFGFYDVNLLDSKFIYYLYSHILLFIVLMIGSTPFIKNRSNFIQKHLKGNKKRFYENIVIPILYFVILFLSTAYLVDEAYNPFLYFRF, from the coding sequence ATGGTTTTTAGCAGCTTAGTGTTTTTATTCGTATTTTTACCTATAACATTATTTGTTTATTTTATATCGCCTCATAAAATAAAGAATGTAATTTTACTGATGGTTAGTTTTGTATTTTATGCATGGGGAGAGCCTGTTTATATTTTTTTGATGATATTTTCATCTATTGTTGATTATATACATGGACGATTAATAGAAAGATATAGACACAAAGATCAAAAGGCAAGACTTATTGTATTATCTTCCATACTAATAAATTTAAGTTTATTGGCATTTTTTAAATATGCAGATTTTTTTATAGAAAATATAAATCATTTACTAAACACAAGTTTTATATCACCTAATTTATCACTTCCAATTGGTATTTCATTTTACACATTTCAAACTATGTCATATACCATTGATGTGTATCAAAGACAAGCTCCTGTACAAAAAAGTCCAATTGCATTAGCAACCTATGTGATGCTATTTCCTCAATTAATTGCAGGGCCCATTGTAAGATATAAAACGATAGCAAAGCAAATGAATCATCGAAAAGAAAATATCGATCAATTTGCTGAAGGGGTAAGAAGATTTATTATAGGGTTAGGAAAGAAAGTTTTATTAGCTAACAATATTGGTTTGCTATGGAGTGAAATACAAAGTACAAGTATGATTGACATGAGTGTATTTACAGCATGGCTAGGAATTATTGCTTTTGCATTTCAAATATATTTTGATTTTAGTGGTTATTCAGATATGTCTATTGGACTTGGTAAGATGTTTGGATTTGATTTTTTAGAAAACTTTCATTATCCATATATATCTCAAAGTATTACGGAGTTTTGGAGAAGATGGCATATTTCTTTAAGTACTTGGTTTAAAGATTATGTATATATTCCATTAGGCGGAAATAAAGTAAGCAAAATCAAAATGTATAGAAATTTATTTATCGTGTGGTTTTTAACGGGACTTTGGCATGGAGCAAGCTGGAACTTTGTTGTTTGGGGTCTATATTTTGGAATAATTATTGCTATTGAGAAAGCAGGATTATTAAAGATATTAGAAGGGCTATGTAGGCCAATCCGACATGTTTATGTTGCTTTCTTATTAATGATAGGATGGGTATGGTTTGTATTTGATGATTTCTCGAAAGCATTGGATTATTTTAGGGTCATGTTTGGATTTTATGATGTAAATTTACTAGATTCTAAATTCATCTATTATCTATATAGCCATATACTTTTATTCATTGTATTGATGATTGGTTCAACCCCTTTCATAAAAAACAGATCTAATTTTATACAAAAGCATTTAAAAGGGAATAAAAAGAGATTTTATGAAAATATTGTAATACCTATTCTATATTTTGTTATATTGTTTTTATCTACTGCTTATCTAGTAGATGAGGCATATAATCCATTTTTATATTTTAGGTTCTAA
- the pdxT gene encoding pyridoxal 5'-phosphate synthase glutaminase subunit PdxT: MKKIGVLALQGAFKEHIKIIQSLGHEAIEIRKAEQLENLDGIILPGGESTAMGKLLNDFQIKEVLVDKINNGLPVWGTCAGMILLAKELDGDEDAHLKVMDIKVRRNAYGSQLDSFVTKEVIKGISEKEIPMVFIRAPYIVDMDEKVDMLHRVDGNIVAARQKNMIATSFHPELTDDTTFHEYFINMIKEVK, translated from the coding sequence ATGAAAAAGATAGGTGTTTTAGCACTTCAAGGTGCATTTAAAGAACATATAAAAATAATCCAATCACTAGGGCATGAAGCTATTGAGATAAGAAAAGCTGAACAGCTAGAGAATCTTGATGGAATTATATTACCTGGTGGGGAAAGCACAGCAATGGGGAAACTACTTAATGATTTTCAAATCAAAGAAGTGTTAGTAGATAAAATAAACAATGGGCTACCTGTATGGGGAACATGTGCAGGAATGATTCTTCTTGCTAAAGAGTTAGATGGTGATGAAGATGCTCATCTGAAAGTTATGGATATCAAGGTAAGACGAAATGCATATGGGTCTCAACTAGATAGCTTTGTTACAAAAGAAGTAATTAAAGGAATATCTGAAAAGGAAATTCCTATGGTATTTATTAGAGCTCCATATATTGTTGATATGGATGAAAAGGTTGATATGCTGCATAGGGTTGATGGAAACATTGTAGCGGCACGTCAGAAAAATATGATTGCAACTTCTTTTCATCCTGAATTGACAGATGATACCACTTTTCATGAATACTTTATTAATATGATAAAAGAAGTTAAATAG
- the deoC gene encoding deoxyribose-phosphate aldolase, which yields MKIQAFIDHTILKPQATEEQIKQVCMEAKQYGFASVCVNPYYTSLVRKELEGTNVKTCVVVGFPLGATTKEVKAFETKQAIENGAQEIDMVINIGALKSKKYDVVKEDIKAVVDAAKGKALVKVIIETCLLNEEEKVKICEISKEAGADFVKTSTGFSTGGATVEDIKLMRETVGADMGVKASGGVRTREDAEAVINAGANRIGASASIAIVEGRKDTNAGY from the coding sequence ATGAAAATTCAAGCCTTTATAGACCATACCATATTAAAGCCACAAGCAACAGAAGAACAAATAAAACAAGTTTGTATGGAAGCGAAACAATATGGATTTGCTTCAGTATGTGTAAACCCATACTATACTTCACTTGTAAGAAAAGAACTAGAAGGAACGAATGTAAAAACTTGTGTAGTTGTAGGTTTTCCATTAGGTGCTACAACAAAAGAAGTAAAAGCTTTTGAAACAAAACAAGCAATAGAAAATGGTGCTCAGGAAATAGACATGGTTATTAATATTGGTGCTTTAAAATCTAAAAAATACGATGTAGTGAAAGAGGATATTAAAGCTGTAGTGGATGCAGCAAAAGGAAAGGCTCTAGTAAAAGTAATTATAGAAACTTGTTTGTTAAATGAAGAAGAAAAAGTAAAGATATGTGAAATTTCTAAAGAAGCTGGTGCTGATTTTGTAAAAACTTCAACAGGCTTTTCAACAGGTGGAGCGACTGTTGAAGACATCAAACTTATGAGAGAGACTGTAGGAGCTGATATGGGAGTTAAGGCATCAGGTGGCGTAAGAACGAGAGAAGATGCTGAAGCTGTTATTAATGCTGGAGCTAATAGAATTGGAGCGAGTGCATCTATAGCTATTGTTGAAGGGAGAAAAGATACAAATGCTGGATATTAA
- a CDS encoding ABC transporter permease, with protein sequence MKKSKGQFLAITALVIVGLMFYTALSAAAINMGRTLKDYYHVTNFADIYVKVVKIPQKDVKNLENINGIKRVAGRVVFDVPLKVENEKEKVNVRVISIPDKDETINSLFMKEGAYISSEIKDVMVLEQFAKARKIKLNQILKLQIDGKEYNLKVKGIVASPEYIYLMEDEQSLLPEPGKFGVLFVSNKFAQQSFGFEDSYNEIVIQAKSEYDVEKIKKKLEKILKRYGVKRIITKEEQLSNRMISEEISQLKKSSNTIPLVFLGVAAIIIGVMVSKTVKNDRMAIGVLKALGFNNVQIIFHYTKYALMIGIIGAIIGTVFGMVLSGYMTKLYIQFYNIPMLKINFYYRYMFLAVFISSVFCIISGLLGARKVLNILPAESMRPEAPKVGKSIWLEKIIILWERISFSWKIVLRDIFRNKKRFVFITFGIALTYAITLIPLHQNHLFIKIFHTHYGTFQRMDYNINFSRPMHMKVINDITHIVETDKIEPKIEYPFEIVYGWKSKVVTVIGLKKNTEFYYFVNLKNKKIDIPKKGIVLSENLARYLGVKKGEQVKIKTFIPDREDIYVEVKEIIKQSLGINAYMNIQQMNTKLLDKKLITGVYLDTNDNVKEKLENAKNITSIKSLEDSRNVFKQFLKLTIFSIGIMILFAGILGFAIVYNATVMSISERRLEFSSLRVLGFTKKEIYRIISKENGIMTILGIIMGIPIGKYMVYSIMQAFNTELYTLDTDVALSTYVFAGIFTIVFVSLSQLFTLRKINGLDFMEALKNRIS encoded by the coding sequence ATGAAAAAATCAAAGGGACAGTTTCTAGCCATAACAGCATTAGTTATCGTAGGACTTATGTTTTATACTGCTCTAAGTGCAGCAGCCATTAATATGGGAAGGACCTTAAAGGATTATTATCATGTTACAAATTTTGCAGATATTTATGTGAAAGTAGTGAAAATTCCCCAAAAGGATGTAAAAAATCTAGAAAATATAAATGGAATAAAAAGGGTAGCAGGAAGAGTTGTATTTGATGTTCCATTAAAGGTTGAAAATGAAAAGGAGAAGGTAAATGTAAGAGTAATATCCATACCTGATAAAGATGAAACTATTAATTCTCTTTTTATGAAGGAAGGTGCATATATAAGCAGTGAAATTAAAGATGTAATGGTTCTTGAGCAGTTTGCTAAGGCAAGAAAAATTAAGCTAAATCAAATACTAAAACTTCAAATAGATGGAAAAGAGTATAATCTTAAAGTAAAAGGAATCGTAGCAAGTCCTGAATATATTTATTTGATGGAGGATGAACAAAGTCTTTTACCTGAACCAGGGAAGTTTGGTGTCTTGTTTGTTTCAAATAAGTTTGCACAACAGAGTTTTGGGTTTGAAGATAGTTACAATGAAATTGTTATACAGGCTAAATCTGAATATGATGTAGAGAAAATAAAGAAAAAATTAGAAAAGATATTAAAGAGATATGGAGTAAAAAGAATTATAACAAAAGAGGAGCAACTAAGTAATAGAATGATCTCTGAGGAAATTAGTCAATTGAAAAAATCATCAAATACTATCCCTTTAGTATTTTTAGGCGTAGCAGCTATTATTATTGGTGTTATGGTATCAAAAACTGTAAAAAACGATAGAATGGCGATTGGTGTATTAAAGGCCCTAGGGTTTAATAATGTTCAAATTATTTTTCATTATACTAAATATGCCTTGATGATTGGCATTATTGGTGCGATTATTGGAACAGTTTTTGGGATGGTTTTATCAGGATATATGACAAAATTGTATATTCAATTTTACAATATACCTATGTTAAAGATAAATTTTTATTATAGATATATGTTTTTAGCTGTTTTTATCTCATCAGTTTTTTGTATTATTTCAGGATTATTAGGAGCAAGAAAAGTACTCAATATTTTACCAGCTGAATCTATGCGTCCGGAAGCACCTAAGGTTGGAAAAAGTATTTGGTTAGAAAAGATCATCATATTATGGGAAAGAATTTCTTTTAGTTGGAAAATAGTATTGAGGGATATTTTTAGGAATAAAAAAAGGTTTGTATTTATTACATTTGGAATTGCTTTAACTTATGCTATTACTTTAATACCCCTTCATCAAAATCATTTGTTTATAAAAATATTTCATACACACTATGGTACGTTTCAAAGAATGGACTATAATATAAATTTTAGCAGACCTATGCATATGAAAGTGATCAATGATATTACCCATATAGTTGAGACAGATAAGATTGAACCTAAAATAGAATATCCATTTGAAATTGTTTATGGATGGAAATCTAAGGTAGTAACTGTGATTGGACTTAAAAAAAATACAGAATTTTATTATTTTGTGAACCTAAAGAACAAAAAGATAGATATTCCTAAAAAAGGAATTGTATTATCTGAAAATTTAGCACGATATTTAGGGGTAAAAAAGGGAGAACAGGTAAAAATTAAAACGTTTATTCCGGATAGAGAAGACATATATGTAGAGGTAAAAGAGATTATTAAGCAAAGTTTAGGGATCAATGCATATATGAATATACAACAAATGAATACAAAGTTATTAGACAAAAAATTAATAACAGGCGTATATTTAGATACTAATGATAACGTAAAGGAAAAGTTGGAAAATGCCAAAAATATAACTTCTATAAAGTCTTTAGAAGATTCAAGAAATGTTTTTAAACAGTTCTTGAAATTAACTATTTTTTCAATTGGGATTATGATTTTGTTTGCAGGAATATTAGGATTTGCAATCGTCTATAATGCTACGGTAATGAGCATTTCTGAAAGAAGATTAGAATTTTCATCCTTAAGGGTATTAGGATTTACGAAGAAAGAAATCTATAGAATTATTTCTAAAGAAAATGGAATAATGACTATTTTAGGAATTATTATGGGCATACCGATTGGAAAATATATGGTTTATTCGATCATGCAGGCTTTTAATACGGAGTTATATACATTAGATACGGATGTAGCGCTGAGTACTTATGTATTTGCAGGTATATTTACAATTGTTTTTGTAAGTTTGTCTCAGCTATTTACTTTAAGAAAAATAAATGGGTTAGACTTTATGGAAGCTTTAAAAAACAGAATTTCGTAA
- a CDS encoding DUF4358 domain-containing protein gives MKKSLSVAIIVLVIISLVGCGKQEPNVAVKEIMMNIEKEIESVSSLAKLNLTNQELSEFDKQVIASYGINLEDVEEGIIRYPMINLSAEEVAVIKVKDPSKASVIKEGFEKHVQQQLKAFENYVPKNYEIVKNHILKVEGKYIFLAISEDAEKMEEIFDNALK, from the coding sequence GTGAAGAAAAGTTTAAGTGTAGCAATAATTGTACTAGTAATTATTTCATTAGTTGGATGTGGCAAACAAGAGCCTAATGTAGCAGTAAAAGAGATTATGATGAATATTGAAAAAGAAATTGAAAGTGTTTCTAGTTTAGCAAAATTAAATTTAACCAATCAAGAATTGTCTGAGTTTGACAAACAAGTTATTGCAAGCTATGGTATTAATTTAGAAGATGTTGAAGAAGGAATTATAAGATATCCAATGATCAATCTTTCTGCAGAAGAAGTAGCTGTGATAAAAGTAAAAGATCCATCAAAAGCATCCGTTATAAAAGAAGGATTTGAAAAACATGTTCAGCAGCAATTAAAAGCTTTTGAAAACTATGTTCCTAAAAATTATGAAATTGTAAAAAATCATATACTAAAAGTAGAAGGGAAATATATATTTTTAGCGATTTCTGAGGATGCTGAAAAAATGGAAGAAATATTTGATAATGCTTTAAAATAA
- a CDS encoding pyrimidine-nucleoside phosphorylase gives MRMYDLIMKKRNGEELSTEEINFFVDGYTKGEIPDYQVSALMMAIYFQKMNKRETADLTKAMVNSGEVIDLSGIEGKKVDKHSTGGVGDTTTLIVGPIVAAAGVPVAKMSGRGLGHTGGTIDKLESFEGFSVNLPIEKFIQNVNERKIAIAGQTANLAPADKKLYALRDVTATVDNMSLIASSIMSKKIASGADAIVLDVKTGSGAFMKKEDDSFELAKEMVDIGTHVGRNTVAVITDMDQPLGFAVGNALEVKEAIETLKGKGPKDLTELCLTLGSYMLVLGDKAKDVKEARKILEDIIDSGKGLEKLKELVKAQGGDPKFVDDPSLMPAPSIVESVISNEEGYVKGIKADDIGRAALVLGAGRETKESEIDLSVGIVLHKKIGDFVKKGEAIATIYANDGEKQEIATKMIFDAYEIVKEEIKAKQLIKGIVTKDGINRF, from the coding sequence ATGAGAATGTATGATTTAATTATGAAAAAAAGAAATGGAGAAGAACTTTCAACAGAAGAAATTAATTTTTTTGTTGATGGATATACAAAAGGCGAAATTCCAGATTATCAAGTTTCTGCGTTAATGATGGCTATTTACTTTCAAAAAATGAATAAAAGAGAAACTGCTGATCTTACGAAAGCCATGGTAAATAGTGGAGAAGTAATTGATTTATCAGGAATTGAAGGAAAAAAAGTAGATAAACATAGTACAGGTGGTGTTGGTGATACAACTACTTTAATTGTTGGTCCTATAGTTGCTGCTGCAGGTGTACCTGTTGCAAAAATGTCTGGTAGGGGCCTTGGTCATACTGGAGGAACAATTGATAAATTAGAATCTTTTGAAGGATTTTCAGTAAATCTGCCAATTGAAAAGTTTATACAAAATGTAAATGAAAGAAAAATTGCCATTGCTGGTCAAACAGCAAACTTAGCTCCAGCAGATAAGAAACTTTATGCACTTCGAGATGTCACAGCAACAGTGGATAATATGTCATTAATTGCTAGTAGTATTATGAGCAAAAAAATAGCTTCTGGAGCAGATGCAATTGTTCTCGATGTAAAAACAGGTAGTGGTGCATTTATGAAAAAAGAAGATGATTCTTTTGAACTTGCAAAAGAGATGGTTGACATAGGAACCCATGTTGGAAGAAATACAGTTGCAGTAATAACTGATATGGACCAACCATTAGGATTTGCTGTGGGTAATGCATTAGAAGTGAAGGAAGCTATTGAAACATTAAAAGGTAAAGGGCCAAAGGATCTTACAGAACTTTGTTTAACACTTGGATCTTATATGCTTGTATTAGGAGATAAAGCTAAAGATGTAAAAGAAGCAAGAAAAATTCTTGAGGATATTATAGATTCTGGTAAAGGGCTTGAAAAATTAAAAGAACTTGTCAAAGCGCAAGGGGGAGATCCAAAGTTTGTTGATGATCCATCCCTAATGCCTGCACCAAGTATTGTAGAATCTGTTATATCTAATGAAGAAGGATATGTAAAAGGAATAAAAGCTGATGATATAGGAAGAGCTGCCCTAGTATTAGGTGCAGGTAGAGAAACAAAAGAAAGTGAGATTGATTTATCTGTAGGAATTGTTCTTCACAAGAAAATTGGAGATTTTGTAAAAAAAGGAGAAGCGATTGCTACAATATATGCAAATGACGGAGAAAAACAAGAGATAGCTACAAAAATGATTTTTGATGCTTATGAGATTGTAAAAGAGGAAATAAAAGCAAAACAACTGATTAAAGGAATTGTTACAAAAGATGGAATAAATAGATTCTAA
- a CDS encoding cytidine deaminase has product MDKKNLVKKALEAKKNAYAPYSGFHVGAALLTDNGKIYTGCNIESASYTPTICAERTAICKAVSEGERKFIAIAITGDSEWTYPCGVCRQTIREFGEDIVVIVAKSEDEYKEYTLKELLPHSFGPENLK; this is encoded by the coding sequence ATGGATAAAAAAAATCTTGTTAAAAAAGCATTAGAAGCTAAGAAGAATGCTTATGCTCCTTATTCTGGATTTCATGTGGGGGCTGCGTTATTAACAGATAATGGTAAAATATATACAGGTTGCAATATAGAGTCTGCATCATACACACCTACTATTTGTGCTGAAAGAACAGCTATATGCAAAGCTGTTTCTGAAGGAGAAAGAAAATTTATTGCTATTGCCATAACAGGAGATTCAGAATGGACTTATCCTTGTGGTGTTTGTAGACAAACAATAAGGGAGTTTGGTGAAGATATTGTAGTAATTGTTGCAAAATCTGAAGATGAATATAAGGAATATACGTTAAAAGAATTATTGCCACACAGCTTTGGACCAGAAAACTTAAAATAA
- the pdxS gene encoding pyridoxal 5'-phosphate synthase lyase subunit PdxS: protein MDNRYELNKNLAQMLKGGVIMDVTTPEEAKIAEEAGACAVMALERVPADIRKHGGVARASDPQMIKGIKEAVSIPVMAKVRIGHFVEAQILEALEIDYIDESEVLTPADPTLHIDKKAFKVPFVCGAKNLGEALRRIGEGASMIRTKGEPGTGDVIEAVKHMRMMNAEIRRIQGLSKEELMNAAKELQAPIHLVEYVHEYGKLPVVNFAAGGIATPADAAMMMQLGCDGVFVGSGIFKSGDPRKRAAAIVKAVTHFNDPKILAEVSENLGEAMVGINVYSIDKEERMANRGY from the coding sequence ATGGACAATAGATACGAATTAAATAAAAATCTTGCTCAAATGCTAAAGGGTGGAGTAATTATGGATGTAACGACTCCTGAAGAAGCAAAGATTGCTGAAGAAGCAGGCGCTTGTGCTGTTATGGCTCTTGAAAGGGTTCCTGCTGATATTAGAAAACATGGTGGTGTTGCAAGAGCTTCAGATCCACAAATGATTAAAGGGATTAAAGAAGCTGTTTCTATTCCTGTTATGGCAAAGGTAAGAATAGGCCATTTTGTAGAAGCACAAATACTTGAAGCTTTAGAAATAGATTATATAGATGAAAGTGAAGTTTTAACACCTGCTGACCCAACTCTTCATATTGACAAAAAAGCTTTCAAAGTTCCTTTTGTTTGTGGCGCTAAAAATCTAGGTGAAGCTTTAAGAAGAATTGGAGAAGGGGCTTCAATGATTAGAACTAAAGGGGAGCCTGGAACAGGTGATGTGATTGAAGCTGTTAAACATATGAGAATGATGAATGCTGAAATCAGAAGAATTCAAGGTCTATCTAAAGAAGAATTAATGAATGCAGCAAAAGAACTACAAGCGCCTATTCATTTAGTGGAGTATGTTCATGAATATGGAAAACTTCCTGTTGTAAACTTTGCGGCAGGTGGGATTGCTACTCCTGCTGATGCTGCGATGATGATGCAGCTTGGTTGTGATGGTGTATTTGTTGGTTCTGGAATCTTTAAATCTGGAGATCCAAGAAAAAGAGCTGCTGCAATAGTGAAAGCTGTTACACATTTTAATGATCCAAAGATATTAGCTGAAGTATCAGAGAACCTTGGAGAAGCAATGGTTGGAATTAATGTATATTCAATAGATAAAGAAGAAAGAATGGCGAATAGAGGGTACTAG
- a CDS encoding ABC transporter ATP-binding protein, with product MKKEVLMRINKLSKYYQMGEVKVKALQDITFEIYKGEFVVILGPSGSGKSTLLNILGGMDKPTAGQVFLEDEEITAFDEKRLTMYRRNKIGFVFQFYNLMANLTARENVELATEICKNPLNIDHILEDIGLCDRKYHFPSQLSGGEQQRVAIARAVAKNPLLLLCDEPTGALDFKTGISILSLLSKINKEYKKTTIVITHNASIANMADRVIRMRSGKIIENKINLNLVSPERIEW from the coding sequence ATGAAGAAAGAAGTTTTAATGAGGATAAATAAGCTAAGCAAATATTATCAAATGGGTGAAGTTAAAGTAAAAGCTTTACAAGATATTACTTTTGAAATATATAAAGGAGAATTTGTTGTTATTTTAGGGCCTAGTGGTTCAGGAAAAAGTACCTTATTAAATATTTTAGGAGGGATGGATAAACCTACAGCTGGGCAAGTATTCTTAGAAGATGAAGAAATTACAGCATTTGATGAAAAGAGATTGACTATGTATAGGAGAAATAAAATTGGGTTTGTATTTCAATTTTATAATCTAATGGCAAATTTAACTGCTAGAGAAAATGTCGAACTAGCTACAGAAATATGTAAAAATCCATTGAATATAGATCATATTTTAGAGGATATTGGACTTTGTGATAGGAAATACCATTTTCCATCGCAATTGAGTGGGGGGGAACAACAAAGAGTTGCAATAGCAAGAGCTGTAGCGAAAAATCCTTTATTGCTTTTGTGTGATGAACCAACAGGAGCATTGGATTTTAAGACAGGTATTTCTATATTATCTCTTTTAAGTAAGATTAATAAGGAATACAAAAAAACAACCATTGTTATAACGCACAATGCATCTATAGCTAATATGGCTGATCGAGTTATTAGAATGAGAAGCGGCAAAATTATTGAAAATAAAATTAATCTAAATCTTGTATCCCCTGAAAGGATTGAGTGGTAA